The DNA sequence CTATATGTCCACCACAGAGTACTACATATTTGTAAGTATCACATATTTTCATCGCAATCTTTAAgcatgtattatatattttgaaataaatctcaaaatttactttacttaactcattgagtcattttcagcagtaaaaagtgaatatgccagaattcattttttcatgtacaattaaaatcGTTAAAGCACCTTTcagtttcagtttattttggcggcgccatatggacaaaagcgctAATtgtatgcctgaaggaagaccacatttgcCATGAGGGCAAGCgcaatgtgtcatttttttagctcacgccagtcAAATTGACTGTCTTTGTGacgaatgggtaaagggggaagtgatgtatgccataaagcagtcagcacatttgtagttttttgtgtgtggtagtgttcctaccatcctcctcaaagttgtttagtgtcagtaaaaatgatacagaaccCCTCAGGCCacggcaaaggtaccattcagctagttttaagtcgatgtttcatcagaagagttatgaaaacattttattaaggttgaaaagttccttagtgctactttaaaacatatttttgccacttgctgtcgactgaagatgacatcacctgtgctgaggaagtaggtaacaaccaatcatggctcatctgttttctgggtttggtcagcaaactgagccatgattggtcgttacctgtttccttagcacaggtgatgtcttCTTCTTGTATTAAGTGTCCATGAAAATTAAGGaatttatcacattaattatagacaaaatactACATTCTTTTGAACCTattaatttggtaatttattgtgaaaattttagtcatttttggaatCTTATAATATCTTTGTCCTGAATGATCTGAACACGATAAATGTGGAAAGAGGTAAATTGATTTGTAAAGGAATATGTAGATAAAATGTAGGAAAACCCAATTATCAAAATGTATAAACTATTTCCCTGAATCCCCTTAATTTTGGTATATGAATGTTTTGAATCAtctgaaaaatgtggaaggaggatgttaaaaaaaatgagtcgaGTAATAacacaaatccttttttttgtgtgcagaatAACGTGAActcttcagcattcacacgATTCAATATCAACTGAATATCGCTGCTGTCGGGCCTAAATCTCAGAAGTCAAAATTTGACaaatttcacttaaaaaaagaaaagtattacCACACGTGTCGGTGTCATTTTTATTGACCAATCTGAGGTGTTGAAAATACCTTGCTCTCTTTGTTAAtgcaatgttaactcattcactgccattgacggttataaacgtcaaaaaatcatttttaagtattctattagtttaacattttttttctatttttgttaacaagagtatgaaaacctagaaaaaaatcattgcacatttagaacagatataaaaatttgtggttaatcgtgaattaactattgaagtcatgcgattaattacgattaaaaaaaattgtcgcctgacaaatttttaataatcatctcgtctgGCGATTACaattgttaattgtaattaatcgcatgacttcactagttaactcacgatcaatcacaaattttatatctgttctaaatgtacaataaagatttttttcctaggttttcatactcaaaaagtgaaaaaaatattaaactaatagaaattgttcaaatgaatttttgacatttatagccgtcaatggcagtgaatgagttaatggttaaacaaaaaaaaaaaaaagggtgccaATTTTGGCCCGACCCCAGCGATACACTTGTCAATTTTTGAGTTTGTTAAGAAATACTAAGCATATAACAGTAAGTATTGCTGGGTAAATACCTTCCTCTTCCCACAGAGACAAGTCTTCCAACTGTCATACCAGCAAGTTATCTCTCAGTGGTTTAGTACTTATTCACATACAAACCGCCATGTTACTTCAGTAAAGATGAGTGATTCACTCtgaatgacatcacacacacactttggtgCCCACGTGCATATGAAATCCCCAAGACACAGCTCAGCTTTCCAGAAAATGAACCGCCAGCCATATCAGAGCCGAGTGGGCAGCCAGGTCACATGGGCGTTGGCGGTAGGAATCAGATGAGGTCAGCATCTGGATTGCAGTGTTTTCTTGAGATTAACAATCCTGGCCCAGCAAATAATCCTGGATAATCCGCCTGTGGGAAGGGTGGAGTTGAGAATGTATCCAGTGTATATCTACTCACatatattcaaaaaataatccatTACTTGCTGCGTTCATCCTGTAAATTTGAGACacctttagaaaaaaaatacacttgttGATTTAGATCAAAATTTTCCGTTACAcgatcattcaaacccaaaaaacgcataaatatgtttttaatattttgttctttACGCCCcataacgtatttatacatttgtttgttttttatgctagagcatacagaaggctttgatgcacccgctgacctgaagaggtcgcttaaaacaatggtagttatgacaaaaCACGGCCAacagttggcagcagagtataagagatcagccagagccatgttgcaacaagctcttgttcccagtgttttcaacaggtttgtgaataatgatgaaatttagctatattataatgctaattgctgcgaatTGACACAgatcaaatatactttttttcctgatgaaagaagagactaatctttttttggggggtaggttccatgtttttatagcaatagaacataatattctgtgggccttgtaaaatctgtcaaaatccagtaaaacagctaggagcgaagggggttgcttcagtgaaaatggctgggagtgaatggagTTCATATCCAAAATCCACTGGACAGTGCCCAAGGGCTCGGGTGACGACCGACATGGCTCATCTGtttcctgggtttggtcatgtgacgttcacaaccTGAGCCCTTggcactatgatgtcattttcaaaaaatattttcaaccattaacatgtAACCATTGCTTACTTGTTCAGGGCCTGTGGAAGATTAGTCACTCGGTGATCCATTAACAGTGTAATTGGGAGAACAAAGCCGGTGATAAAGTCTATGTGGGAGGAGGAGTTGATGAGGTGGTGATGGCAGGATGTACAGTAGCCGCGGTGCCCTTTCATTTCCTGTTTGGgctgctgagtttttttttgttttttttttgcgtatgCGCATTTATGCAGCGGTTGCCGCAAATGTATGTTCAGCTGACAGCCATGATGGACAGTGTTTGCGTGGCCAGTAACTGCAGCCTCAGCAGCAGGGAAGCGCATGACAAAAAAAGTGGGCGAGTAGAGTATACTGCTGAGGAGCTGccagccggggggggggggggggggggtatgggacagcgaggaggaggaaggaaggaaggaagtggGAACATGATGAAGGCAGTGGGAGTCACTTGTGTGGCTTTTGAAGGAGAGGACTAGACATCACAAAAGGAGTGCTGTGTTGCAGGCAAATAGGTTTTCATGTGCGTAACGTGGGAAATGAGATAATGACCATTAATAtagttaacacaaaaaaaacattaacactgcacttaaatattgaaaaacaattatttgaatAATGATCTAATTCAAATGTCAATGTCAACTGATAAGATTGCATCATTTTGTTGTGTCAAGTGTTTGCAGCTAATTTACTGTGGctaattgaaattcaatgaATTTACGGAGCCAAAGTGTTGCTTAATTTGTGGGGTGAACAGTAAGCATCCAGTAGATTAGTTACTCTTGTATGTCTTTTGCcaacaaatgttgtttttttgttgtgttgcaAAGAAAGTATAAAAAGCCACATACTGTGATAGCATGTCTTAATTCATATAAGAAATTGATCACATGGGCCTTTAGTGTTTGAGTGTATAGAATGTGTAgctatgttttcattttaattacgACTTAACCTTGCTTAAAAAGTATATTACATGAAAAATGTGACaattttgatttatgttggaAAATGTAGTCATCTGAATGACTTACAGCCCTCAGCCGAACGTCATTCAACATCGAACAGGCTTGTTTAAAAACAAGAGGACGTCACTGTCCATATTAGGAGTGACAGGTAAACCCATATATGGGAGTTCCGACTGCAATTGCCGCTCATTGCCGGAAAACAAGGCGGGGCTTTGACTTTGTTATTCAACAAGCAAGTTAACTCGTTTGAAGTCATTCACTGGAACTCGATCGGAACGAACTTGACTTGCTCTTTtcatagttaaaaaataaatacaaataaaaatacattgacaTACCTTACCGGCCATGACGACAGTCGGCGAGCCTTTGGAAATAAACAGCCACGAATTGGTTCACCTCCTCAAGGAGTGCACCTCAACCGGCTGCGTTGTCCTTGACTGCAGACCCTTTCTGGACTTCTCCCTGGCGCACGTCAGCGAGTCCCGGAACGTCAACTGGAACTCTGTACTGCGCCGCAGGTCGAAGGGCGCCGAGGTGGCCCTGGATTGGCTCATCCCGGACAAGGTGCTGCTGGGCCGGCTGCGGCCAGCGCGCGGGGACTTCAGTCGAACGTCGCTGCCGGTGGTCGTGGTGCTGGATGAGGACAGCTGCTGCGTGGACGAGCTCAAGACGGAGAGCGTGGCCAAAATGTTGCTGTCGGCCCTGAGAAAGGAAGTCAGCACGCAAATTTGCTTCCTCCAAGGTAACGACAACATTATGTGTAAAGTAGCAGTTCTCAGACTGGGATTCATGGCGCAACTATTTTCACTATCAATCATatggttttcttcttttttctattttattttttatagactaatgattcaattaaaatgtactgAGCAAGAAAGTTAAATCGAATTTTTACCTGAATTTACAAGTTATAAAagattaaatgtaaatatgtattacaattaaaagttgAATACAACTGAACTTATATTtaaatgggtttaaaaaaaaaaaggaaaatagggGACGAAGGGGCAAAAGTTTGAACTTTAATAGGCTTTTAGGAAAACAACTACTTAACTAATAAATATGTTCTAAATTTAGATCAAATTGAAATCTACTCAAAAATTAAACACAGCTGAACCGCGGCCAACAAATACTGTGCTGCACtgggaaaaataaaatttaactttCAGCCACTAACATTACACACTGAACATTTAAATCAGTGAGTAGCTACCACACTTCGAGAATAATTGCATCACAGAAATTCCTTAAATTTAAAAGTCCTattaaaggcatttttttaagaatgcaGTCATATCTTCATTTACATCATGttttttcctcttaaaaaaacacaaatttgtaacatgattattttttttaaacaggcaaCTTTTTCATTCCTCTAGCATTTAGTGCCACATATGGTATGTTTATTATATGATTTATCTCATCCTTGGAAATATGTTCTTCCATGGTGCCTGGATGCAAAAAGGTTGAGCACCTTAACTCGTTCGctgccatagacgtcaaaaattcatttgtactatttctatttaacatttttaccacttttgttaacaaaagtatgaaaacctagaaaaaaagttttttattgtacatttagaacagatataaaattttcaattaattgtgagttaaccattgaagtcatgcgattaattacaattaaaaaaataataattgcctgacacgattttttaaaaaaaagataaaaaattaggggagaTTAAATTTtctaatcgcatggcttcactaattcactcacgattaatcacaaattttatttctgttctaaatgtacaataaaaaaaaattctaggttttcatactcttgttaacaaaagtgcgaaaaaaaaatgttaaactactagaaatagttcaaatgaatttttgacatctatagccgtcaatggcagtgaatgagttgatgtaTGTTTACaatgattacattttatgtAGGATGTGTTCTGGAGGATTTAACTCCGTGACCTCTCTTTTAGGTGGATTTGAAGAATTTTCAGAGACCTACCCAGAGCTCTGCTACAACAAAACGCTCACTGCGGTGGAACCAGAGCCACCGGCACGCTTGGGCCGGAGGACACCTGCATGCGATCAggtagaattattattattatttttttaaaaacattatccACCCAACCAAGTCATGAACACATTTACCCTTTGTAATCGCAGGACAGCCCCGTAGAGCTGTTACCCTTCCTGTTTTTGGGCAGCGCCGTCCACTCGTCCCGCCGGGAGAGCCTCGCGTCGGCCGGCATCACAGCCGTGCTCAACGTGTCTTCTTCATGCCCCAACGTCTTCGAGGGGGAGTTTCAGTACCTGCGCCTCACCGTGGAGGACAACCTGGCGGCGGACATCCGAGCCTGCTTCTCGACGGCCATCGCCTTTATTGGTAaggagggatggggggggggcgtggtcAACATTTGCTTGCTGTATTGTCAGCTCAAATCAAACAAACAGATTAGTGTGTTAGATAAACAAGCATTGAGGAGTTTGAACCTTAACGATGCACTTGAATataagaacattaaaaaaaaaaaaaagttaagatgtattgcaaatgaatgaatgaaaatttgGCATAAATAAATATCGCAAACAAACAGTTCTAAACGATTAAACGCAAATCAGAATCaactttattggccaagtatgatACAAACGtatggaaaatgtatttaaaagttaaatacaactgaattgtATTGAACCCTTTCGGACCGAGATGATTGGAGTGGACATGAAATATTTGCATGTCTAAACCAATTAAAACGCATAATTCGGATTATGCCGAAatttctggttcatgattggatcctagttAGCCAATCACAATCGCATGTTGATTTGCATGAAGTTCATGTTACATATAtaataagcttggtaagtttacaacacattACAGCCATCCTATCCTGACGTCCActactataacaaataaaaacatgagataaccctaattggactgaattaaaaaaaaaggggggggggggtaactcattcactgccattgacggcaatagatgtcaaaaattcatttgaactatttctattagtttaaaattttttcccacttttgttaacaagagtatgaaaagcctagaaaatttgtacatttagaacagatataaaatttgtgattaatagtgagttaactagtggaagtcatgcgattaattacgaaaaaatgtacgcccctaatttttaatgatcttttctttaaaaaaaaaaaaatattattaaaaataagagccgtacatttaaaaaaaaaagaaaagattattacaaattagaggcgtcaggcgattacattttttaatcattattaatcgcatgacttcactagttaactcatcatttatcacaaatgttatatctgttctaaatgtacaatattttttttttaggttttcatacacttgttgataaaagtgggaaaaaatcttaaactaatagaaatagttcaaatgaatttttgacgtctatagcagtcaatggcagtgaatgagttaattccatGCAATTTCAAGGGAAAATACTACATTGGAATATGTAAgtctttgttttaaattatgttattggatttaaaaaatctcATTCCTGCGGAatttcaatgacatttttttcccccctctctgcATGCTCACCCACAGATGCTGTGAAGCAGAGCGGCGGTCGGGTGCTGGTGCACTGCCAAGCGGGGATCTCTCGCTCGGCCACCATCTGCCTGGCCTACCTCATGCACAGCCGGCGGGTTCGTCTTGACGAGGCCTTCGACTTTGTGAAGCAGCGGCGACAGATCATCTCCCCCAACCTGGGTTTCATGGGACAGCTGCTGCAGTTTGAGACGGACGTGCTGTGTCAGGGCTGACGTCATACGAGTCATGTGAGGGGAAAACTCATAGTGAGTAGTTagaatttgaaatgttttgataCCAGTCCCAGAACTTTTCTGACCCACTTCATATATTTCTGTACTTTGGTGTTAGAGCATGTAAAACGCAGTGGTGCTGGCATCACTACGTAATCTTATGATACAACACCGTGCTGGCAAAGAATTATGTACATAAACATTGTCATTTATTTCTACTGTATTTAATAGGACAGTTTGTTGACATGCCTGTCAGTAAATGCACTTTATACATGCACAAAAATGGctgctgatcttttttttttgcaaaataaaaggCGGTGCGGAATAACATGTtcagtcttgtttttatttgatacaTATAATTTCTACAACAGTTGGGAGTGTAGATGGCAACTGATTGACTGCATTTGACATTCTAATGGCAGGAGATAAAAACAATTTCTGTACTGCTTGTGCCTTGCttcttttgtatttacattaacAAGTAGCTCATCAGTACGTACTTGGGCTTTAAAACTAGAGAGCTATGGATTGAGTCCTggaaaaaacaaattacaacatAATATGGACAGCGGTATAAGGaaacaaattacaatttttttttttttttactgtacttaagtacatttttCAGGTATTTGTACTTGAGTactttttcttcacatttgaAAACTGCTATCaatattttcttctcttttatCAAAATATGCTGGTTActtgtttttctaaaaaaaaaaaaactttgcaaaaaaaaaaaattaaatagagaGAGGTAAAGTCAAGTGAAATTGAATTCTTGATTGCTTGATTGCCTGAGATCTTGGGAGAAGCTATTGTCTCTCCATGGCCGAATTATCTGCTAAAGCAATGATTTAATTTCACtcaattctgtattttttttatataaattgcACATGATAACCAAATATGAGTCTCTTAAATTGAGGTAATTTTAATACTACATAGGCAGGGACGGGATGCAACGTCTACCACATATTCACCCCACAATACGAAGTATTGGTTTAAAGCTAAACAGCGACCTCTAGTGATTGTAGTTTCAAAATCCTCCATAGCACACCAGCAGATGTCACCATCACACTGTTTATGACACGTGGCGCCTCCTTGAAATAAATGACATGTTAATGGCTGCAAAATTAAGGCAACCGCATTGCCCAACTGCACATCTGAATGACTTGTAGAGCAATTTCACCTTGCCCTTCATTCGTACACATAaggtccttccttccttccttttcattTGAGGCTGCATTAAATTTCTATAGGTCAGCCAgacttttaataataataataataataataataataataatcgttcTTTTAAAGTAAATGATGACAAGTATCCTGCAAGtgatttacattattattattttttattattattatggttctCCTTAGGGATGTttgaccactttttttccccagagttTTCGCTCTTGAATGCTCACCGATAGGATACCAAGTGCCAATACCACTAGTAGCCTACATTACGATACATAAATTTTCAATTAGCAACGATGACAGATAATTGTGAACAAAGACCTTTCTTGTCTTTCTGACGCACGATGATGATTCATGAATGTGTCAAACGGCCGCAGTGTAGCGCCAACTACCGGCATTGTGCCACTGTTGCATTCTCCTAAAGTCCGAATACTCAGAGCGCCTCCACAGTGGGGTGCCCCTTCCCCCAAATAGACGCCAATATCGACCAGTTTACGCGTTTACTTATTTCAGCAATGCCCCATAGTGGCACAGGAGCTTCGACTGCATGCACGCAGCTCAGAGAGtgcaaatgatttttgctttccGCGCAGCATCCTCATGGTCAAACTCTTTGTCCTGTCAGCTTCAAGGGCGTGCTGTTGCACGCCGAATCAAAGAAACAATTCATAAAAGATCACAACCCATTGTGATGGATGTGCGCCACATTTGCCCTTCAGTTTGTTGGGATGAAAATGAACAACTTCACCAAGGAACTTgaaccttgaaaaaaacacacacaaaaaacttttCCGACacgtactgtgtgtgtgtgtacgtgtgtattgCGCACTGCTGTGTGATGCTGGCATCAGCGGCACACCTCTCTTCCTGCCCCACAGTGCACAACACATTGCGCTACTGAAGCCAAATCCGCCCATGAGAAACAGACACACTACTTGATTGGAGAGCACTCCAGCGCTTAAAAGCtttattttgtttccttttataTTTGGAATATATCGGGGATGGGGACAAAATGTATCACCATTATGGGTGCCTACTTCAAGCCCGCAAGCTGTAATTCCACAGGAGGACTCCTctttaattaaatgaataatgcGCGCGCGGTGGGCGCATTACCAAACAAACAGGACCTCCTACCCACGGACCATTCAAGGGCCCTGTGTTTGCATGCGTAGGCTGCCgagtgcgcgcgcgcgcgtgtgtttgtgtcacGGAGGCCACCTACCCACTCTGGAACAGCACAACACGAACCCCGGCGCCGTTTCGTTTTAGGGGCATGACGCAAGCAGACTATGCAATCAGGTACTTGACCCCAGCAAGAGCAGCATGCCACTGGGGGGGTATAAGGGGCTTTTTACATGGGGAGGGACGTGCTGCAGGGTGCATAATGTAGAGGGATTTAAGCGGAAGTCAAGTCACGATGAAAATGCATGAGCACAGAGAGCTACAAGGGCCTTATGTGCTGCAGCGTTTGCGGTGATAGAAGGTTGGAGGTAACACGGCTCAATTTCATACAGATTGTTTTGCACTGAAATGGGGGAGTACAATCATGCCCCTTTTAAGTTCAGTcggcacaacaacaaaaaaatacccTATAGGGTAATTATTCGATCCCAAGGTAACTCACTTTTTTCAAGAGTCAAAAGGGTATTGGTATGTTACAGCTGGAAAAAGTCAAGTACATTTGAGGGTACCACTGTACTGATAACTGTTTCAAATATGGATGGGCTataatacatttatgaaaatatatgaCAAATTGGATGGTTGGAATAGCAGTTAGcgcgtctgcctcacagttcaaaGGTTGAGTGTTCAAATGTTCGCTTCCTGtgaggagtttgcatgttcttctcaAGCTTGTGTGAGTTTTCTGCAAGTACTCTGACTTTCACCACGTCCCAATAACACACTCACAAATTCACCTATTTGACTGCTTTAATATCCGAGGTCACATATTCTGACAACTGAATTGTTAAACTCAATTTGGAACCATTGTTAAACATTGTGACCCACTGGGAAAgcaaaaacttgtttgaaaccatgattactttaaaaactgtcgtcacacattttgacagctgaattaTTCAACTCACTTTTGGAACCACTGGTAAAAATTGTGACCCATCAACTTGTAAAATCAaaaccttgtttaaaacccgACCTTCAAATACTGGCTCCTTTAGAATCCACGGTTACACATTATGACAGCTTAATTGTTAAATTAAACTCAATTTGGAACCACTGTTAAACATTGTGACCCACTGGGAAAGCAAAAAATTGTTTGAAACCATGATTACTTTAAAAACTGTCGTCgcacattttgacagctgaattaTTCAACTCACTTTTGGAACCACTGGTAAAAATTGTGATCCATCAACTTGTAAAACCAacaccttgtttgaaacccgaccTTCAAATACTGGCTCCCTTAGAATCCACGgttacacattctgacagctgaattgcTCAATTAAACTCAATTTGGAACCACTGTTAAACATTGTGACCCACTGGGAAAGcaaaaaacttgtttgaaaccatgaCTGCTTTAAAAACTGCcgtcacacattttgacagctgaattaTTTAACTCACTTTTGGAACCACTGGTAAAAATTGGGATCCATGAACTTATAAAAccaaaaccttgtttgaaacccaatctTCAAATACTGGCTCCCATAGAATCCACGGTTACACATTCTGACGGCTGAATTGCTCAATTAAACTCAATTTGGAACCACTGTTAAACATTGTGACCCACTGGGAAAGccaaaaacttgtttgaaaccatgaC is a window from the Vanacampus margaritifer isolate UIUO_Vmar chromosome 3, RoL_Vmar_1.0, whole genome shotgun sequence genome containing:
- the dusp2 gene encoding dual specificity protein phosphatase 2, producing MTTVGEPLEINSHELVHLLKECTSTGCVVLDCRPFLDFSLAHVSESRNVNWNSVLRRRSKGAEVALDWLIPDKVLLGRLRPARGDFSRTSLPVVVVLDEDSCCVDELKTESVAKMLLSALRKEVSTQICFLQGGFEEFSETYPELCYNKTLTAVEPEPPARLGRRTPACDQDSPVELLPFLFLGSAVHSSRRESLASAGITAVLNVSSSCPNVFEGEFQYLRLTVEDNLAADIRACFSTAIAFIDAVKQSGGRVLVHCQAGISRSATICLAYLMHSRRVRLDEAFDFVKQRRQIISPNLGFMGQLLQFETDVLCQG